Genomic DNA from Leucobacter triazinivorans:
ATGATCACACTGAGTCGAGGCCGGACAAGTGCTCGAAGATGATCTGCGTCTGGGTCTGCGCGAGTGCCGGGTTCGATCCGAAGTGATCGGAGATGATGGCCCGCATCGCGGGAATGCTCTCGCATGCCACGTGCACCACCAGGTCTCGCTCGCCCCCGACGAGGAAGAGCTGCTGCACTCCGGGGATCCGACGGACTTCCTCAGCGATCTCCGGCACGCGATTGCGCTGGTGCCCCTGCACTCTCACCAGGATCAATGCACCGATCTGCTGCCCCAACGCGTTCGGGTCTATTTCGACACGGTATCCGCGAATCACTCCCCGAGCTTCGAGGGCACGCACTCGGCCGTGACACGTCGACACCGGGATGCCGACGAGCTCGGCCAAGTCTTTGTACGGGAGCCGGCCATGGGATGTGAGTACGCTCAGCACTTTCCGGTCGAGGTCGCTGAGTTGAATGCTTTCCATCGATGAGCATCCCATCATGAAGATTTTCGGATACAGTTCCGATCCTACGCATACATCCGGACTGAGACTCACATCTGCACCAAGATACTGCCGCGCTTCCGAGAA
This window encodes:
- a CDS encoding Lrp/AsnC ligand binding domain-containing protein gives rise to the protein MGQQIGALILVRVQGHQRNRVPEIAEEVRRIPGVQQLFLVGGERDLVVHVACESIPAMRAIISDHFGSNPALAQTQTQIIFEHLSGLDSV